The Acidimicrobiales bacterium genome contains the following window.
CCCTCACCTTGGACGTTGACGTGAACGCGCTCACCCGCGTCTACGTCGACGCGTTCACGAACTCGGCGGCCGAGATGACCGTGGTGGTCGAAGGCGGCGTCGTCCGCGAGATCCGCGAGGTCTTCGACGTCACGGTCGTGTTCGATGCCATGCTGCGTGACGACTCCCTGTTCGACTCCGCAGCAGAACAGTCCGAGTTTGAGACGACGTTCGCCGACGCCGTGTGGATCATCGAGACCGTGATGACGTTCGAGCCGGACCCCGCGCTGGTGGTCGAACCGCTACCGGCGACCGACGACGACCGCACCGACGCCTGGGTCGAGTTCCTCCGCGGCGCCGGATTCTGATCGGAAGTCGTCGGGCCTGCCTGCTGATCGCGGGCGCTTCTGACCTTCACCGTGGCGGAGCGGCGCGTCGCTGGGCATCGGCACGTAGGGGCGGCATCACGAGGGCGCGGGCGGTGACCACCGAGAGCCGTCAGTTCCTGGCAGGACGGTGACTGCGATCTGCTCGTGATGGCACGCATCCAGGAGCGCCGGGTCAGAGGTTGCGAGCGGTCGGTCGATGCGTCGGGCGACTTCGGCTGCCATGCAGTCCGCCAGGCTGATCGGACAACGTGTTCGGTGGTAGCGGCGAGCACGGAAGCGGCCGGCCGCTGAGGCCACCTCGCCATCAATCACGACGGCGTCGTCAAGACCCAGCTGCGCGAGGTCAAGGCTGGCTTCCTCTTCATCGGCCCCTCCGAGCCGAACAAGGTGGTCGATCACCTCGGCGACTCCGACTGCCGTCAGTGCACCGCCGGCATGGATGAGATCCTCGACTTCGCCGGCAGCCGCTTCGTCCTTGAGGAACGCAAGTACCGCGTAGGCGTCGAGGATCGTCAACGACGGCTCGGTCGGTCGGTGTCCACTCGCCGCGAAGCCCGCCGGGCACGACTCGTTGCCGGTCCCTGCTTCGCGTACTTGCCACGCAGCTCTCCGACCGGTTCAGCTCCAACCGGTCGCATGACGACACGGTCGCCGAGGTCGACGACGAGGACCTGCCGAGTGTTCCACCGGGCTCTCGTCTCGGCCGGGATCGAGACTTGGCCGTTCCGGGACACCGTCATCACGTGCGAGGCCTCGCTCATCGCCTCATTGTACGCCACGCGTGCAGTGTTGTATGCGGCCATGCCGAGTGCTGCCGGCTTGCCGACGACCACGCCGAGATCAGATGATCGCGAGCGCAGCCGAGGCGCGAGTGGATGATCGGAGCGGTCAGCTCCCGAAGCGGTCCCGCCTGGAGAGCTGTTGGTCAACGGCACCTCGGTACGGCGTCCAGCGCCGACCAGGAAGGCGCTTACGCAGTCAGGACGCGGTACGTCTCGTTCACGAGATCAGCTGCCCCACCGCTGGCCATCTGGTTCATGACGTACCCGATTCCGAGCCGACGCGACGCATCGCCCATACCGACGGAACCGCCCATGCCGGTGTGGCCGAATGTCGACGTGTTCATTCCGGGGAAGAGCTTCCAGAACAGCTGATAGCCGAGCCCAAACTCGCCAGCCGGCCCGTCCCCGTTTAGCAGCGGCTGCTCCTGGATGGCGCCTTCGATCGTCTTGGCTCGAAGCACCCGCACACCGTCCAGTTCACCCCCGCACGCGAGAGCGGCGTACACGCGTGCGAGGCCGTGGGCGGTGCCATGGCCTGTCGCAGCGCCGTCTCCAGCGGCACGCCACTCGCGGGTGTTCACCAAGTCGTCATCGCCGATGATCTCAGCGCATCGGGAATCGTGCTCAGGCCCGAAGGCCATCATGAAGTCCGCACCGAGCGGCTCGGCGATCTCTTCGCGGAAGAACACATCGAGCGAGCGTCCGTCAATCCGCCGGACAATTTCCCCTATGAGATAGCCGAAGGTTCCCCCGTGATATTCACTGCGGGAGCCGGGCCTCCAGACCGGCGCCGACCGAGCGAGCGCTGTCGTGAGTATCTCCCAGTCGAACCGCTTGTCCGGCGGGTACGGCGCCGTCGTCCACGGGAGCCCGGCCTGATGGCTGAGCACCATCCGCACGGTGACCTGATCCTTGCCTTCCTGGGCGAATTCGGGCCAGTAGGTGGCGACGGCTTCGTCTACGTCAAGCAGACCACGGTCGACGAGCACTTGAGCGCACGTCGCCGTCATTCCCTTCGTTGCCGAATAGACGGTGGCGATGGTGTCGCGCTGCCACGCACAAGTCCGGTGCGCGTCCGCCCAGCCGCCCCACAGATCGACGACCTTGCGCCCGTCCACGTACACGCAGACTGCTGCGCCCACCTCGCTTCCCTTGAAGCTCCGCTCGAAGATCTCATACACCGACTCGAACGCAGGCTCGACGGTTCCATCGACGTGTCCCTCGCTCACAGCGATCTCGCTCCTGAGTCCTCGCACTGAGAACCTCGACGACCGGCATGAACAAGATTCTGCCACGCCGCAACCGAGCAGCACTCCGCATGCGTCAGAGCGTAAGTTTGGACGGTGAGCGGAGACGGGCCTTCCGCACCAGGGAGTCTCGCCCCATGACTGAATACGCAGACGTGCCCTCCGAAATCGTCCGCCGTGTCCGTGCAGCATGCGCTCACTTGCCGGAGGCATACGAGGAGCAGGCGTTCGAAGGGGTCCGGTGGCGGATCCGCGGCAGCACGCTGGCCCACGTAATCGCGAGGGACTACGGGGAGGGGCCGGTCTCCCACGTGACCTTCCACGCACTCAGTGAGGAGCTTGACGCGCTGGTCGCAACCGGCGATCCATTCTTCCCGGGGTGGGGCGCTGGTCTCGTCGCAATGGTGCTACGCAGCGACGGAACGACTGATTGGGACGAGGTCCGGGAATTGCTCACGGAGAGCTACTGCTTGCTCGCTCCGAAGAAGCTGGTCGCTCGCCTCGATACATTTCGACCCGACGTATAGAGGGCCTGGCGGTAGGGTCACGCCCGTGGTGGTCGGGCACGTCGTCGTCGTCGGAGCGTCGCTCGGCGGCCTGCGCACCGTGCAGAGCCTGCGGTCGGCCGGCTTCGAGGGGCGGGTCACGCTCGTCGGCGACGAGGTCCACGCCCCCTACAACCGCCCGCCGCTGTCCAAGCAGGTCCTCGCCGGTGAGTGGGAGTCCGGGCGGACCGCGCTGACCGACGACGCCGGGCTGGCGAAGCTCGACATGGACCTCCGCCTCGGGCAGCGGGCCACCGACCTCGACCTTGACGACCGCAGCATCGGCCTCGCCGATGGCGAGCGCATCGGCTTCGACGCCCTGGTTGTGGCCACGGGGGCGTCGCCGCGCCAGCTGCCCGACACCCCCTCCCTCGAGGGGATCCACCTGCTGCGGACCCTCGACGACGCCCTCGCCCTGCGTGCCGCCTTCGACGATGCCGCCCGGCTGGTGGTCGTCGGTGCGGGCTTCATCGGCGCCGAGGTGGCGGCGACGGCGCGGGAACGCGGTCTCGAGGTCACCGTGCTCGAGGCACTGCCGGTGCCGCTCTCCAGAGGGCTCGGGCCGACCCTCGGCCCGGCCGTCGCCGCCATCCACGGGGACCACGGCGTCGACCTCCGATGCGGCGCCGCCGTCGCTGCCATCGAGGGTGACGCACGGGTCGAACGGGTGCTGCTGAGCGACGGGAGCACGGTCGAAGCCGACCTGGTGGTCGTCGGCATCGGGGTCGTGCCTAAGACGCAGTGGCTCGAGGGCTCGGGGCTCGAGCTGCGCGACGGCGTGGTCTGCGACGAGACGTGCCAAGCGGTGGGCGCCCCTGGCGTCTGGGCAGTCGGCGACGTGGCCCGATGGCACAACCCGCTGTTCGAGGAGGAGATGCGGGTCGAGCACTGGACCAACGCCGTCGACCAGGCCCGGGCCGTCGCCTCCAACATCGTCGGCGACCCCGCCCCCTACGCCCCCGTGCCCTACGTGTGGTCCGACCCGTACGGGTCCAAGATCCAGGTCCTCGGTCGTCCCGGCCCGACCGACGACGTCGAGGTGGTCAGCGGATCCTTCGAGGAGCGCCGTTTCGTCGCCCTCACCCACCGCGACGACCGCCTCACCGCCGTCGTCGGGCTCGACGAGCCCCGGAACGTCATGCGCTTCATGCGCCTGCTCTCCTCCCGCTCGTCGTCGGCGGATGCCCGGGCCTTCGCCACCGACCTCTGAGGCCCTCCCGCTGAGACCGGCCGCGTAGGGTCCCGATCACGACGACGGAGGGAGCGGGGACCGTGGGCGAGGGAGAGGGCCTGTCCGTCTTCTACCCCCGGGCAGGCGGGACCCGCTTGGCGCGTGAGGCGTCGGCCATGGTGGCCCGGAGCGTCCGCAGGCGCTCGGCCAGCTCGGGGTCGCCCACGGCAAGGATCTGGGCGGCGAGGAGGCCGGCGTTGCGGGCGCCATCGACGGCGACGGTGGCCACGGGGATCCCCGCGGGCATCTGGACGATGGAGAGCAGCGAGTCGAGACCCGACAGGGCGGTGATCGACACGGGCACCCCGATCACCGGGAGCACGGTGGTGGACGCCAGCATCCCGGGCAGGTGGGCGGCGCCACCGGCGCCGGCCACGATCACCTTGGTGCCGCGCTCGTGGGCGGTGGTGCCGAAGTCGATCATGTCGTGGGGCGTCCGGTGGGCCGACAGCACCCTGGTCTCTGCCTCCACCCCGACCTCGGCCAGGGCGTCGACGGCGGCGCCCATGACCTTCCAGTCGCTGTCGCTTCCCATCACCACCGCCACCGGCGGCACCGTAGCGGCGCTCACGGTGCATCCCGCCCGATGAGCACGTCGGCGGCCCGACGAGCAAGGTCGGCCGCCACGTCGAGGTCGTCTGCAAGCACCGTCACGTGCCCGACCTTACGACCCGGCCGGGGTGACTTGCCGTAGAGGTGCACGTGCACGGGTCCGAGGGCCAGCGCGTCCGGCAGTCGGGCGTGCAGATCGTCGTCGCTCGACTCCGTGATGACGTTGGCCATGGCGACTGCCGGTGCCCGCAGGTCGGTGGGGCCGAGTGGCCAGTCGAGGACAGCGCGAAGGTGGTTCTCGAACTGGGACGTCACCGCCCCCTCGATGGTGAGGTGGCCGCTGTTGTGGGGCCGCGCCGCCAGCTCGTTGACGAGCACCGCACCGTCGACCACAAAGAGCTCGACGGCGAGCAGCCCCGTGGCGTCGAGGTGCTCGGCGATGCCACGAGCCACCTCCGCCGCTTCGGCGGCGATGGCCGGGTCGACGCGGGCCGGGGCCAGGACCTCCCGGCAGATGCCGGCGCGCTGGACGGTCTCGACCACCGGGTACACCACGGCCTCACCGCCGGGGCGGCGCGCGACGATCACCGCGAGCTCGCGGTCGAGGTCGAGCACCGGCTCGAGGACCACGCGACCGCAGCGCTCGAGCACGGCGACCGCCTCGTCGGCACCCTCGACGAACCACACGCCCCGGCCGTCGTAGCCGCCGGTGGCGGCCTTGACCACGACGGCGGGACCATGCCGCTCGACGAAGTCGGCCACCGCTGACCGGTCCTCGGCGACGGCGAATGTCGGCACGGGGAACCCTGCCTCCGCCAGCCGCCAGCGCTGCTCCGACTTGTCGACCGCCAGCGCCAGGGTGCGCCCCGCCGGCCGCACGGCGATCCCCTCGGCCTCGACAGCGGCCACCGACGCCGCCGCCACGCCCTCGTGGTCGAAGGTCACCACGTCGCAGGTGCGCCCGAAGGCGATCAGCTCCGCGGGGGTGGTGGCTCCACGGGCCACCTCCACCCCCGCCGGGGTGACCGGCACCTCGTCGGGCCCGGCGAGGATGCGCATCCGGACATCGAGCGAGACCGCCGCCTGGGCGGTCATCCGCGCCAGCTGCCCCGCCCCCACCATCCCCACGATCGGCGCCTGCGCCACCCGGTCTCCTCCTCGACTCGTGCCGTCGACCTCATGATCGCCCAGACCGCCCGCCAGGAGCAGATCCGCCGACGGCTAGGTTCGCGGCACCCGAGGCAGCCAAGGAGCCCAGGTGGTCGAGACCTCCAGTCGAACCGGAGAGGACGGAGCGACGTGAGCACCGACCTCGTCTACCTGCGCGACGCGTACCTCCGTCGCGTCGACGCCATCGTCACCGACGTCGACCGCGGTGCCCGACGCGTGGCGCTCGACCGCACCGTGTTCTATGCCACCGGTGGTGGCCAGCCCCACGACACCGGCACCCTCGCCGGTCTCGAGGTGACCGACGTCTCCAAGGTGGGCGAGGTCGTCTGGCACACCGTCGGCGAGGGCGACCTCCCCGAGGTCGGCGCCAGCGTGACCGGCGAGATCGACTGGGACCGCCGCCACGCCCTAATGCGGACCCACACCGCCCTCCACGTGCTGTGCGGCGTCATCTGGCACACCTACGGCAAGGCGGTCACGGGCGGGAACATGGAGCCGCTGACGGCCCGGATGGACTTCGAGTTCGACCCGCTCCCCGAGGACTTCAAGGCCGAGGTCGAGCGGCTGGTCAACGCCGAGCTCGAGGCCGCCCGGCCCATCGAGGTGGGGTTCCTGCCCGTCGACGCAGGCGGCGAGGTCGACGCCGAGTGGATCCGCACCAAGGTCAACATGATCCCCGAGGGCGTGACCGAGGTGCGCTACGTCGACATCGTCGGCCTCGACAAGCAGGCCGACGGCGGAACCCACGTGGCGTCCACCGACGAGGTCGGGCGCATCCGGGTGCTGAAGACCGAGTCGAAGGGCAAGGGCAACAAGCGCATCCGCATCGAGGTCACCGACCCGTAGGTCGCGACCAGCCAGCCGTGGTTCAGAGCCTGCGGCGCAGGAGCGAGTGGACCCGCTCCCAGTGGAGCTCGGAGGCGGCCCGGTCGTAGCGCGGGCCGGCCGGTGCGAAGCCGTGCTCGGCGCCGGTGATGAGGTCGAGGGTGTACGGGGCCCCCGCCTGCTCGAGGGCGTCGCACATGACGGGGATGGTCTCCGGCGGGGCCGTCGGGTCACCGTCGACCCAGGCCATGTAGACCTCGGCCTTCACCGTGTCGAGTCCCACGTGCGGCGAGTCGGGTGTGTCGCGGACCATCCATGCCCCGTGGATCGAGGCGACCGCAGCCACGCGGTCCGGCAGCGACCGGGCCAGGCTGATCACCAGGCCACCGCTCATGCAGAACCCGACGGCGCCGACCGCGCCGTCCCGGGCGGCGGGATCGTCGGCGGCGGCCGCGAGCAGCGCCTCGGCGTCACCCACGATGTTGGTCGGGGTGATGGTGTCCATCAGATCGCGCCGGGCGTGCATGTCCTCGTCGCTCTGGCCGAACTCCCGGTACGGCCCGCCGCGGTAGAAGAGGTAGGGCATCATCACGAAGTAGCCGGCGCTCGCCAGCCGCGACGCCATGTCCTTGAGCGCCGGCCGGATGCTCGGCGCATCCATCAGGTACAGCACGACAGGGTGAGGCCCGTCGTGCTCGGGGTGGACGAGGAACGTGGGCATCTCGCCCTCGGGGGTGGTGACCTCGATGCGGCGCTCGATCATGGGACGAGTCTGGCACCTCCCCCAGCCACCTCACCGGGGTCCCGAATCAGGCTTCGCGGTCGATGGAGCCGTAGACGACCAGGGGCTGCTCGGACGAGATCACCCCGCCGGCCTGCTCCTCGGTGATGGCGAGCTGGATGAACTCGCCCGACACCGAGAAGGCGGCGTAGTCCGGCGCCGGGCCGAAGACGCCCAGGGAGACGGCACGGAGGTCGGGCGTCACGCCCCAGAGCTGGTAGGTCCGGTCGTCGGGCAGCCGGGGCAGGGTCGTCCCCCGGAGGAAGCCGACACCGTCGCGGCTGAGGACCGCCCGGGCGTCGATGCTTCCGTCGGCCGAGACGAGGTCGACCCGAACGGAGTCGCCGGAGGCGATGGCCGTCTGGTAGCCGCGCTCGACCGCCTCGATGGCGAGGTCGTGCTCGACCCGGTTGATCTGCTCGTTGAGGTCGCGGACCTGGAAGGCGAGCACGGCGATGACCACGCTGGCGGCCACGGCGAGGAGGCCGCCGCCGGCGCGGGTGACCCACGCCGGCCGGGTGCTGCGGTCGGGCCGGCGGGGCGCCGAGAAGAGCGGCAGGGCGGGGGCCGGCGGCGCCGCCTCGAGGTTCTCGGCGATGCGGTCCCAGATGCCGTCGGGCGCCGGCTCACCGCTGTAGGCGAGCATGGCTGCGACCTCGCGGTGCTGCTCGACCTCGGCCCGGCAGCGTGCGCAGGTGGTCAGGTGGGCGGCGACGAGGTGGCGCTCGTCGTCCTCGACGGCGTCGAGGGCGTAGGCGCCGAGGAGCTCCTCGATCGAGTCGTGTGACTGCTGTGGAGAGTTCACGATGGGCCTCCGACACCCGCATCGGCCAGTGATCGGCGCATCCTGCCGAGACCAGCCCGGATCCTTGACTTCACGGTACCTTCGGGCTGGTCGAGCTTCATCGCGACCTCGCGGTAGGTGAGGCCCCCGAAGTAGGCGAGCTCGATGGCCCGGCGCTCGTCCTCGGGCAGATCCACCAGGGCGTCCTTGACGTAGTCGGCGACGGCGAGGTCCCACACCTCGTGCTCCAGGTCGTAGCCGGCCTCGGCGGTGCGACGGTGGTCCTTGGACTCGCGGTTGCGACGCGAGCTCTCGGAGCGGATGAGGTCGACCGAGCGGCCGTGGCACTGGGCGAGCAGGTACGACCGCAGCGAGCCGCGGTCGGGGTCGAACTTGTCGGGCGCATCCCAGAGGCGGATGAAGACCTCCTGGACGACCTCCTCGGCGAGGGTGGCGTCGTTGAGGAGACGGCGGGCGAGGGCGAACACCGACCCGGCGTGGCGGCGGTACGCCTCGGCCAGAGCATCCTGGCGCCAGCGACCGATGGCCACCACCACGGTGGCGTCACTGGCCTGGCTGAGATCCTGCGGGGTGGTCATGCCCTCGGTCTTCGGAGCCGCTGGCTCGTCCGGATGGCTCATGTCGCCCTCAGCCGTCGACGGGACGCCGGAACGCCGAGACGACTTCGACGTGTGGGGTGTGCGGGAACAGGTCGACCGTCGCGCACCGCTCCAGCGTGTACCCCTCGGCAGCGAGGAGCGAAGCATCCCGCCCGAGTGCCGCCGGGTCGCAGCTGACCACCACGACGAGCGGCGCGCCGGTGCCCGCCACCGCCGCCACCCCGCGCCGCCCGAGACCGCTGCGCGCGGGGTCGGCGATCACCAGGTCGGCGGGCGACGGACGCCACCGGTCGACGTCGAGGCGGAGCACGCGGGCGTCGAGGCCGTCGAGGTTCACCCGGGCATCGGCCACCGCCGACGCGCTGCGCTCGACGAACGTGGTGCGCGCCGGCGCGCCCACCGTGCCGGCGAAGAGGCCCACCCCGCCGTAGAGGTCGACGACCCGGTCACCGGGGGCGACGGGCCCGGCGGCCTCGGCCACTGCGGCCACCAGCGCCTCCGCGCCCTCGGGGCTGGCCTGGAAGAAGGACCGGGCCGAGACCCGCCACCGCCGCCCGGCAGCCTCCTCGGTGATCCAGGCCCGGCGCCCCCCGGCCAGCTCGTCCTCGCCCACCAGCACCACACCGTCGGGCACGTCGACCCCGGCCGCCCCGGGGTGGGCGAGCACGAGCCGCTCACCGGTGCGGGCGCCGCAGCGCAGGGTCAGCTCGTCGGCCTCACCCGCATCGCAGCGCACCAGGAGGTCCGAGAGGAGGGGGTGGGCGACCAAGCAGTCGTCGACGTCGACGACCTCGTGGCTGCGCAGCCGGCGGAAGCCGAGCCGCCCGCCCGCCGCCGCCCCCACCCGCAACGTGGTGCGTCGGGCGTCGGGGCCGAGGGACGGACCCGCGGACACCTCGGGGTCCGGGATGCGACCCTGGCGGCGGAGGGCGTCCGCCACGATGTCGGCCTTGAGTCGGCGTTGGGCGCCTGGCTCCACGTGCTGCCACGTGCAGCCGCCGCACCCTCGGCCGACGTGTGGGCACGGCGGGGCGACGCGCTCGGCGGCGGCGTCGACGACCTCGACCACCCGCGCCCGGGCGAAGTCCTTGCGCTCCTCGGTGACCTCGGCCCGCACCCGCTCGCCGGGCAGGGCGCCGGTGACGAAGACCACCCGTCCGTCGGCGTCGCGCGCCACGGCGTCGCCACCGGCGGCGATCGCCGTGGTCGTCACCTCGATCGCACCCACGACGACGCAGCCTACGGCCAGCCTGTCGGCGCGGTGGCCGTATCCTGCGGCCCATGCCGCGCCACGTCGAGATCGCCCCGTCCGTCCTCCCCGCCGACTTCTCCCGCCTCGGCGAGGAGGTCGCCGCCCTCGAGGAGGCCGGGGTCGACCGCATCCAGTGGGACGTCATGGACGGTCGCTTCGTGCCGAACCTCACCTTCGGCCCCGATGTGATCGCTGCCGCCCGCCCGCACACCTCGCTGCCCTTCGAGGCCCACCTGATGGTGGAGGAACCCGACGAGCTCCTCCACCGCTACGTGGAGGCCGGCTGCCGGTTGCTCATCGTCCACGCCGAGTCCACTCGTCACCTCCACCGCACGCTTGGGCGCGTGGCCGAGCTCGGTGCCGCAGCAGCCGTGGCCCTCAACCCCGCCACGCCCGCCTCCGCCGTCGCCCACGTCCTCGACCTCGTCGAGATGGTGCTGGTGATGACGGTGAACCCGGGCTTCGGAGGCCAGGACTACCTCGCGACCATGGAGCCCAAGGTGGCCGAGGTGGCGGCCCTCGTCGCCGCCGGCGGCCACGACGTCGACGTCGAGGTCGACGGCGGCATCGGGCCGGCGACCATCGCCGGCGCGGCGTCGGCCGGCGCCAACGTCCTGGTGGCCGGCAGCGCCCTCTACCGGGACCCCGAGGGCCTCGCCCACGCCGTCACCGACCTCCGCGAGCGCGCCGAGCGGGCGCGGGCGGCCTGACCACGGGGCCCACCCACGGGCTACGGCGGTGGGGAGCACCCGTCTCCGACGGCCCGAGTGCTGCCCTCAGTGGCGGACGGTGTGGCCCAGCGAGAGGCCGGCGGCGGCGTAGGCGCTGGCGTGGCCCAACACGTTGCTGACGTAGACCGACGATCGGTTGTAGGAGAGGATCGCCCGGCCCAGGTCACCGCCGGCCGGGAGGGCTCGGCACAGGTAGGTCGCGGCGCTGGCGGCGGCGTCGTAGAGGTTGTGGGGGTCGGCGACGCCGTCGCCGTTGCCATCGACGCCGTGGGCGCGCCAGGTCGACGGGATGAACTGCATCGGCCCCACAGCCCGGTCGACCACGGCGTCGCCGTCGACGGCACCACCGTCGGTGTCGGGGATGTGCATGGTGTTGCTGGTGCCGTCGAGCGGGATCCCGATGATGCGCGGCGACACTCGTCCCCACTCGTCCGGCGCCGACCCCCCGAAGGTTCCGTGGCGGCTCTCGACCCGGCCGATGCCCGCCAGCACCTCCCACGGCAGGCGGCAGCTCGCGGCCGGGTGCTGGCTGCCACGCCAGTAGGCGTCGAGCACGGCGGTCGGCAGGCCGACGGCGACGGCTCGCGTCGACCGCGCCACCGCCGCCATCGTCTGACGCTGCTGGTCGGCGACGGCGAGCCAGCGCTGGTGGAGGGCGAGGGCGTCGTCGCGGCGCACGACGGCCGCGCCGTGCTCGGCGACCACGTCGGTGAGGCGGCTGAGCACGTGCTCGGCGGTGGCCCGGGTCAGCATCGCCTGCTCGGTCGCCCGCTCCAGCCCTTCGACGACCTCGACCTCCACGGCGCCCCCGAGCACGCCCCGCCGGAGGTGGGCGTTCTCGTCTCCGCGGCCGAGGACGGCGTCGAGGTGGGCGCGGGCATCGTCGCTGCGGAAGGCAGCGACGGCGACCCCGACGAGGCGCTGGCGGGCAGCCGCCTCGCGCACTTCGGCGTCGCGGGCGTGGCCGCGGGCCACGTCGAGCGCCTCGACGAGGAGGTCGCGCACGGCGGTGAGCTCCTCGGCCCGGGCATCGGCCCGCGCCGCCTCGGATGCAGCCACCCCCGACTGGCGACCGGCCTCCAGCCACCCATGGTGGGCCGCCGGGTAGCCCGCCCCCTCGACGATCACTCCGACGAGTCCGGGCGACAGGTCGCCGAGCGCCTCGGCAACGAGTGGGGCCCCCGTGGGCGCGGTGGGCTCCTGGGCATCGGCCGGGCGCGCCGGCAGCGCGACGAGCAGGACGGCGACGAGCGCGGCGAGGATCGGACGAAGGGGCATGCCACGTGTTCTGTCGGCGCAATCCGGGCCCCCCTTGAGGTGGGACGGCCCGGTCAGGCGACGGGCGTGGCCACCTCGACCAGGCGGCACAGCGCGTTGACGAGCCGCAGCTGCTGCGGCGAGTGGCAGCGCGCCGCGAGCAGGCGCGGGTTCGCCACCACCACGGCCAGCGACCGGGCCCGGGAGATGGCGACGTTGAGGCGGTTGAGGTTGTAGAGGAACTCGATCCCGCGGGGGACGTCGACCGCCGAGGAGGCCGCGAGGGAGTAGAGGACCACCGGCGCCTCCTGGCCCTGGAACCGGTCGACCGTGCCCACGCGCGCGCCAGAGGGGAGCGCCTCGACCAGGCAGGCCACCTGAGCGTTGAAGGGCGCGATCACGAGGAGGTCGTCGAGGGTCAGGGGCCGGGTCGTGCCGTCGGCCGCGGTCCAGGGCCGGCCGAGCAACGAGGTGACGAGGGCGGACACGACGTCGGCCTCCTCCGGGGACCGTGTCCGGTTGCCCTCGTGGGTGACCGGGTGGAATCGGATGCCCGCACCGCCCAGGAGGGGGCCATCGGCCACCACCTGGCAGGCGGTGGAGGGATGGGGCCGGAGGCGGCCGCCGTAGGCGACCTCGGAGACGAAGCCGCAGACCTCGGGGTGCATGCGCCAGGTGGTGTCGAGGAACAGCCCCTGTTCGGGGGCGACGGTGCGACGGCCGGCGAGGACGTGCTCGAGCGCTGAGGCGCCGGCACCGGAAGGGTGGGTGCCCTGCGACACCTGGGGCAGCTGCTGGGGGTCGCCGAGGAGCACGACGTCGTCGGCCGTCCCGGCCATCGCCACGACGTTGGCCAGTGACACCTGGCTGGCCTCGTCGACCACCAGCAGGTCGACGGCACCGGCCATCTCGGGCCGGGCGAAGAGCCAGGCCGTGCCCGCCGCCACCCGAGCACCGTCGGCGAGGGCGTCGAGCACGTCGTCGGCGCTCCCGGCGCGGGTCACGTGGGGGTCGTCTGCCACCTGGCCCTCGGGGCACCGCTGGACGGCGCGGAGCCCGACGCCGTCGGCGTCGGCCCGGGCCCCCACGGCCATGAGGAGGTTGCTGATCGCCTTGTGGCTGTTGGCGGCGACGCCCACCCGCCTGCCGGCACGGACGGCGTCGACGACCAGCGCCGCCCCGATCCAGGTCTTGCCGGAACCGGGCGGCCCCTGGATGGCGAGCACGGCGCCGTCGAGCAGGGGCACCAGGCGGCGGGCGGCGGCGGAGGGGTCCTCGTCGGGCGGGACCAGCGCGGTGCCGGCCTCGTGGCCACGGACGCGGGGTGGGCGACGGAGGAGCAGGTCGCGCGCCGCCCGGTGCTCGGGCCGGTCCGAGTCGAGGCCGTGTTCGACCACCCAGGTGCCGAGCACCCCGATCGCCTGGCGCATCACCTTGTCGTCGAGGGGGCGTGGCGGGATGAGGGCACGAGGATGAGGCGCGACGGAGGTGGCCGACCGGCGCAGGTCGACGGTGCCGGACGCGGCGTCGAGGGCCTCCACGGTGCCCGCGCCCCTACCCGTGGCCGGGTCGAGCGGCGCGTCGCCCACCCGGAGCTTGTGCTCCTGGCGAGGGTCGAAGCAGTACCGGTGCACCACCGACCGGGCGACGCGGCCGACCTCGCCCTCCGGGCGCAGCGACCCGATCGAGTCGTGATCGTCGACCAGCTCCTCGGGGGTGCGCTCGAGGCGCTCGAAGTGCCACCACCACGCCGG
Protein-coding sequences here:
- a CDS encoding anti-sigma factor is translated as MNSPQQSHDSIEELLGAYALDAVEDDERHLVAAHLTTCARCRAEVEQHREVAAMLAYSGEPAPDGIWDRIAENLEAAPPAPALPLFSAPRRPDRSTRPAWVTRAGGGLLAVAASVVIAVLAFQVRDLNEQINRVEHDLAIEAVERGYQTAIASGDSVRVDLVSADGSIDARAVLSRDGVGFLRGTTLPRLPDDRTYQLWGVTPDLRAVSLGVFGPAPDYAAFSVSGEFIQLAITEEQAGGVISSEQPLVVYGSIDREA
- a CDS encoding TRAM domain-containing protein, which translates into the protein MGAIEVTTTAIAAGGDAVARDADGRVVFVTGALPGERVRAEVTEERKDFARARVVEVVDAAAERVAPPCPHVGRGCGGCTWQHVEPGAQRRLKADIVADALRRQGRIPDPEVSAGPSLGPDARRTTLRVGAAAGGRLGFRRLRSHEVVDVDDCLVAHPLLSDLLVRCDAGEADELTLRCGARTGERLVLAHPGAAGVDVPDGVVLVGEDELAGGRRAWITEEAAGRRWRVSARSFFQASPEGAEALVAAVAEAAGPVAPGDRVVDLYGGVGLFAGTVGAPARTTFVERSASAVADARVNLDGLDARVLRLDVDRWRPSPADLVIADPARSGLGRRGVAAVAGTGAPLVVVVSCDPAALGRDASLLAAEGYTLERCATVDLFPHTPHVEVVSAFRRPVDG
- a CDS encoding sigma-70 family RNA polymerase sigma factor yields the protein MTTPQDLSQASDATVVVAIGRWRQDALAEAYRRHAGSVFALARRLLNDATLAEEVVQEVFIRLWDAPDKFDPDRGSLRSYLLAQCHGRSVDLIRSESSRRNRESKDHRRTAEAGYDLEHEVWDLAVADYVKDALVDLPEDERRAIELAYFGGLTYREVAMKLDQPEGTVKSRIRAGLGRMRRSLADAGVGGPS
- the rpe gene encoding ribulose-phosphate 3-epimerase yields the protein MPRHVEIAPSVLPADFSRLGEEVAALEEAGVDRIQWDVMDGRFVPNLTFGPDVIAAARPHTSLPFEAHLMVEEPDELLHRYVEAGCRLLIVHAESTRHLHRTLGRVAELGAAAAVALNPATPASAVAHVLDLVEMVLVMTVNPGFGGQDYLATMEPKVAEVAALVAAGGHDVDVEVDGGIGPATIAGAASAGANVLVAGSALYRDPEGLAHAVTDLRERAERARAA
- a CDS encoding alanyl-tRNA editing protein, encoding MSTDLVYLRDAYLRRVDAIVTDVDRGARRVALDRTVFYATGGGQPHDTGTLAGLEVTDVSKVGEVVWHTVGEGDLPEVGASVTGEIDWDRRHALMRTHTALHVLCGVIWHTYGKAVTGGNMEPLTARMDFEFDPLPEDFKAEVERLVNAELEAARPIEVGFLPVDAGGEVDAEWIRTKVNMIPEGVTEVRYVDIVGLDKQADGGTHVASTDEVGRIRVLKTESKGKGNKRIRIEVTDP
- a CDS encoding dienelactone hydrolase family protein → MIERRIEVTTPEGEMPTFLVHPEHDGPHPVVLYLMDAPSIRPALKDMASRLASAGYFVMMPYLFYRGGPYREFGQSDEDMHARRDLMDTITPTNIVGDAEALLAAAADDPAARDGAVGAVGFCMSGGLVISLARSLPDRVAAVASIHGAWMVRDTPDSPHVGLDTVKAEVYMAWVDGDPTAPPETIPVMCDALEQAGAPYTLDLITGAEHGFAPAGPRYDRAASELHWERVHSLLRRRL